From one Amycolatopsis sp. FDAARGOS 1241 genomic stretch:
- a CDS encoding LLM class flavin-dependent oxidoreductase produces the protein MRTATTVEGSAGWPQTLEFVLEAEKLGLDVCWVAEAWGSDAPTVLGFLAGRTTRLQLGSGIMQVGVRTPVAVAQAALTLADLSGGRFSLGLGPSGPQVIEGLHGVPFAKPLTRLRETVQIVRSAFAGEKISFSGKAFDIPLPGEARPMRLSATPNEDIPIYLATLSPKMLELTGELADGWLGTSFVPEGAGAYFSHLDAGLAKSGRERKDLDVCQGAEVAFAADEDELRTMVGSRKKELAFSLGGMGSASTNFYNDAYSRQGWAEVAAEIRDRWQSGDRDGAAALVTDEMVLGTTLIGTEEMVRERLRVWRDAGVDTVRLYPAGDTLDALVTTLGRALDLVREVG, from the coding sequence ATGCGCACGGCGACCACGGTCGAGGGCTCCGCCGGCTGGCCGCAGACGCTGGAGTTCGTGCTGGAGGCCGAAAAGCTCGGCCTCGACGTGTGCTGGGTCGCCGAAGCGTGGGGGTCCGACGCGCCGACGGTGCTCGGGTTCCTCGCCGGGCGCACCACGCGGCTGCAGCTCGGCTCCGGGATCATGCAGGTCGGCGTCCGCACACCCGTCGCGGTCGCGCAGGCGGCGCTCACGCTCGCCGACCTGTCCGGCGGCCGGTTCTCGCTCGGCCTCGGCCCGTCCGGTCCGCAGGTGATCGAGGGACTGCACGGCGTGCCGTTCGCGAAGCCCCTGACGCGGCTGCGCGAGACGGTGCAGATCGTGCGCAGCGCGTTCGCCGGTGAGAAGATCTCGTTTTCCGGCAAGGCTTTCGACATCCCGCTGCCCGGCGAAGCGCGCCCGATGCGGTTGTCGGCCACACCGAACGAGGACATCCCGATCTACCTGGCGACGCTCTCGCCGAAGATGCTCGAGCTCACGGGCGAACTCGCCGACGGCTGGCTCGGCACCAGCTTCGTGCCCGAGGGCGCCGGCGCGTACTTCAGCCACCTCGACGCGGGCCTCGCGAAGTCCGGCCGGGAGCGCAAGGACCTCGACGTGTGCCAGGGTGCGGAGGTCGCGTTCGCCGCCGACGAGGACGAACTGCGCACCATGGTGGGCAGCCGTAAGAAGGAGCTCGCCTTTTCCCTGGGTGGTATGGGTTCCGCCTCCACCAACTTCTACAACGACGCCTACAGCCGCCAGGGGTGGGCCGAGGTCGCCGCCGAAATCCGCGACCGCTGGCAGTCCGGCGACCGCGACGGCGCCGCCGCGCTCGTCACCGACGAGATGGTCCTCGGCACCACGCTGATCGGCACCGAGGAGATGGTCCGCGAGCGCCTGCGAGTCTGGCGCGACGCCGGTGTCGACACCGTCCGCCTCTACCCGGCTGGCGACACCCTCGACGCCCTCGTCACCACACTCGGCCGGGCCCTCGACCTCGTCCGGGAGGTGGGCTGA